In the genome of Thiobacter sp. AK1, one region contains:
- the purM gene encoding phosphoribosylformylglycinamidine cyclo-ligase → MNTSDSSRSLSYRDAGVDIDAGDALVENIKPLARRTLRPEVLAGIGGFGALFELTGKYREPVLVSGTDGVGTKLKLAFQMNRHDTVGIDLVAMSVNDILVQGAEPLFFLDYFACGKLDVATATEVVKGIARGCELAGCALIGGETAEMPGMYPPGEYDLAGFAVGAVEKSRIITGRDIAVGDTVLGLASSGPHSNGYALIRKLLQTTGADLAADFHGRSLGDTLLAPTRIYVKPVLALLDRVPVKGMAHITGGGLLENIPRILASSLTAVLDRDAWRMPPIFQWLQAAGNVEQREMYRTFNCGIGMVLVVAPQDAPAARRVLEEAGETVFELGRIAARKPGEPQTVIQ, encoded by the coding sequence TTGAACACCTCCGATTCCAGCCGTTCCTTGAGCTATCGCGACGCCGGGGTGGACATCGACGCCGGTGATGCCCTGGTGGAAAACATCAAGCCACTGGCACGCCGGACTCTGCGTCCCGAGGTATTGGCCGGCATCGGTGGGTTTGGTGCCTTGTTCGAACTGACGGGCAAGTACCGGGAGCCGGTGCTGGTCTCCGGCACCGACGGGGTGGGCACCAAGCTCAAACTCGCCTTCCAGATGAACCGTCACGACACGGTGGGCATCGACTTGGTGGCCATGAGTGTCAACGACATCCTGGTGCAAGGGGCGGAGCCCCTGTTCTTCCTCGACTATTTCGCCTGCGGCAAGCTGGACGTGGCCACCGCCACCGAGGTGGTCAAGGGTATCGCCCGCGGTTGCGAGTTGGCCGGTTGCGCCCTGATCGGCGGCGAGACGGCGGAAATGCCAGGCATGTACCCGCCGGGCGAGTATGATCTCGCGGGCTTCGCGGTGGGCGCGGTGGAAAAGAGTCGCATCATCACCGGGCGTGACATCGCGGTGGGCGACACGGTGCTCGGCCTGGCGTCCAGCGGTCCGCACTCCAATGGCTATGCCCTGATTCGCAAGCTGTTACAAACCACGGGAGCCGACCTTGCAGCGGACTTCCACGGACGCAGCCTGGGCGACACCCTGCTTGCACCCACGCGCATCTACGTCAAGCCGGTGCTCGCTTTACTTGACCGCGTGCCGGTGAAGGGGATGGCACACATCACCGGTGGTGGCCTGCTGGAGAACATCCCGCGCATCCTGGCCAGCTCCCTCACGGCAGTGCTCGACCGCGATGCTTGGCGCATGCCGCCCATCTTCCAATGGCTGCAAGCAGCAGGCAACGTCGAACAACGGGAAATGTACCGCACCTTCAATTGCGGCATCGGCATGGTGCTGGTGGTGGCGCCCCAGGACGCGCCAGCGGCACGCCGCGTCCTGGAAGAGGCTGGCGAGACGGTGTTCGAGCTGGGCCGGATCGCCGCACGCAAGCCGGGCGAGCCCCAGACCGTGATCCAGTGA